One region of Quercus lobata isolate SW786 chromosome 2, ValleyOak3.0 Primary Assembly, whole genome shotgun sequence genomic DNA includes:
- the LOC115977553 gene encoding uncharacterized protein LOC115977553: protein MSPTHEARLILISLIHSPVSQARQRRRPMKLDSSSSLNSSLSFTLQSLKLVNVDSSTSSSLRSHLKPLKLTLSTSPARPSSTSPPSSSSDPRRRSALTHFSSADPLQGSLEESAAVF, encoded by the exons ATGTCGCCGACCCATGAAGCTCGACTCATCctcatctctctcattcactctccAGTCTCTCAAGCTCGTCAGCGTCGCCGACCTATGAAGCTCGACTCATCCTCATCTCTgaactcatctctctcattcactctccAGTCTCTCAAGCTCGTCAACGTCGACTCGTCCACCTCAAGCTCACTCCG CTCTCATCTCAAGCCtctcaagctcactctctcaacGTCGCCGGCCCGACCATCGTCAACGTCGCCGCCATCGTCAAGTTCAGACCCACGCCGCCGATCTGCCTTGACGCACTTCTCTTCCGCCGATCCACTTCAG GGAAGTTTAGAAGAGTCAGCGGCggtattttag
- the LOC115977554 gene encoding protein DMP3-like, whose product MSNLRPRPTPTTKPPSTPKTPNTTTNTDPDPDDTPKPQLQRQQSLSQRAISQTLSTTATLANLLPTGTLMAFQLLIPVFTQNGTCDSATRPMTLVLLVILALSCFLACFTDTIKASDGQVYHGLATFKGLWLFDYPGTETQGLPDLSKYSIKFIDVAHAVLTVLVFGAVALRDRNVVRCFYPTPGHEAQEVLDIVPVGVGLICSMLFVVFPTRRHGIGYPVTPGK is encoded by the coding sequence atgtcTAATCTTAGGCCAAGACCCACACCCACCACAAAGCCACCATCCACACCCAAAACccccaacaccaccaccaataCAGACCCTGATCCTGATGACACACCAAAACCCCAACTCCAACGCCAACAATCTCTCTCACAAAGAGCAATCTCCCAAACCTTATCAACCACAGCCACCTTAGCCAACCTTTTACCCACAGGAACCCTCATGGCTTTCCAACTCCTCATACCAGTGTTCACACAAAACGGTACATGTGACTCAGCCACACGCCCCATGACACTCGTCCTCTTAGTCATCCTAGCTCTCTCTTGCTTCCTTGCTTGTTTCACAGACACAATCAAGGCCTCAGATGGACAAGTCTACCATGGCCTTGCCACTTTCAAAGGGCTTTGGCTGTTTGACTATCCAGGCACTGAAACTCAAGGCTTGCCTGATCTGAGTAAGTACAGCATAAAGTTCATTGATGTGGCTCATGCTGTGTTAACTGTGCTTGTGTTTGGTGCTGTGGCTCTGAGAGATAGGAATGTTGTGAGGTGCTTTTATCCAACGCCAGGACATGAGGCTCAGGAGGTTTTGGACATTGTGCCTGTTGGTGTTGGCCTAATTTGCAGCATGTTGTTTGTGGTTTTCCCAACTAGAAGGCATGGCATTGGGTACCCCGTCACACCGGGCAAATAA